The region CGAACAGTTGTTAAAAGACACTTTGTGAGAATAGAATAAAGAACAATCTCTCATTTGAGTTTGTCAAAACAATGGCTGCAGTGTTAGTGATCAGTAAATATATTAGCCTCCAGATGTATTTGACCACGATATCTTAAGTTCTTAACAACAATGATACAAAGAGTACCAGTTTTAATCCAACATCTGAAAAACATTTACACTAGATTTTTAGAGACCAAAACACAAGTTTTCGTCGTTAAGAGTAGACATGTTGATCGAGTAAAATCTCCTATTTTCgtaaaaacaagaaataaaagcACCTAAATTCTAACCCTTTACAAATCCAAGAAAAATTATGTGGAAGAAATAGTATAAAAACACTCGGCCTAGCCCAGAAGCTGGCTTTTGTATGAGAAAgatgattctggtaaaaagagCAAATTATCATTCTACAATGCAATCACTATACCAACTTTTCTTTAACACAAAATTAAAGTATTTGTGGTGGAGTAAAGTATGTCAACAATGTACTGCACACCCGATTTCGATCTACATAAAGATTTAAGGGGAAAACTGAGTAAGCTGTGAGTTCGTTAACCTGACAAATAGTGTGTAACCAACTCTTGCCGACAATAGCCCTCTCTCCATTAAATTAAGCAATAACTTGACCATTATGGTTAGCTAAAAATCTAGGTAGCATAATTTCCAGAGTATGCATTATGTATATTAAGAGGGTCGAAAATTTAATTTTTACACACATTCAATTCAGGCATCAAGGTGGTCGACATCTTGGTTTCTCTACGAGAGGACGAGAAGATAAGGGTTCGACCCGTATGCGTGAGTTAAAactataaaaaaaaaaaaaaaaaaaactctTTGTTGCTTAGTCTTTTATAAATTTGTATCTCCAGTTGTGAAAAAGTGACAAAGTAACTACTGTTGCTACTTTGATACTGATCTCTCCCAAGTCCCCCCTTTCTACTCTAATACTCATTTCACTCATCATAAATTAGTGAAATGAAACAACCCTGCCAATTGATCTACCTGCTTTTCTTGAGGTGGGTGAGTTGTAGAATCACCAATATCAATCAActctttatctatttctctatGTGTATGAAATATGTATTATGATGAACCCTACTTTTCTTTTATCAACTTACATGGCCTACTAACAAAAGATGGAATAACATAATAACATTTACATTCATAATTTTCCATTACTGGAATAGTACAACTTTTCCTGGATTAATCATGAACCTCCTCTTCTCAGATACTTGAAATAATTCTACTTGCTATGTATTATTACATGCATATTTTCACTTCCTTTTTTATGTAAATCATTGCACCAGATCAtgtatgtatttatttttataaagcaGTAGGAATCCAATGCAACTACATTGATTCTTATGGACTTATGGTATGTGTAGTTATAGCATTTCCAAGGAGTACCAAGACAACACATGTTAGAAACAAACAAGTCAAAACAAATTAAGCCTAACTATGCTTCAAGTAGAAGGATAAGATACTCCATAGGTAAACTATTTCCGTCCCGAATTAGTTGTCAGTTTAACTTTTACACACATTCTTATGTGTAATAAAAGACTACTCCATATTTAGAGAAAAAAAATCCCATTCTAATTAAGGATTCTTGTGATCCCGGAGGATCTAGCTACAAGAAAACTGGGAACGGAGAGCTTAGATCTATTAAAAACATTAATAGTGCGTGTAAAAATATAAAGTGCTAATAATTTAGGACCGAGGAAATAGCAATTTTCCTTAGGTTTACTTCTAATCAAAGTAAAATTATTCTTCACATATATATGTCTTGGTCACTTGAGAAGAATTTTCATTCTAGTATACTATTATTACAACTCTGCAAGGGTGAGCCAACTTATACCTTATTTCTGCAAACTATTGTCTGCGTGAAAAATGCTTCCAAGTACAAAGACGAGGGCTGCAAACATGATGGATACTGCAAAGAGTCTATACTAAGGTATTAGCTTTACAAAAATTTTACTTATGAACAATGAAACAAACGAAAACATAATAAGGGGTATTAAGGAAGTTGTAGAAACAGACGATTACGGATTGATTGCAGCCTTTCCCATTGTTTGAGCTGTGTGAAATGAGTAAGAAGTTCAAATATGTTGCCGAATCGCTATCAACCATCCTTTGCTTTCCATTGCTAAATGCCGACAGCCTCTCATCTGCTCCGGGTCCTCTTACACCCTTTTTTGCACTAAGAGCATCACTGAATGACCGACCATACACTCATAGTATAAGCTTTGGAATGTTTTAAAGACAAGTTATCAAAAGATTTTTACCTCAAGGTCTCTTCATAACAACCAAGACACCGATGTAGACTTGCAATCTTTTGTTAATGCCCTTAACACTCTCATTAGCCCATAAACCACGAACTAGAAAAACAATATCGATCTGTTCTGGAACGATGGTTAATATAGCTGTAAGCAGTCCTGAAGACGGATATATCAAATTGCACGAGAACTATCTGCATTCAACAAAAAAAACGGACAGGACTAGAATACTTAAGAAAACATGAAATTTAGCGCTAGCCACCGTGTACAGAGACACTACCAATCGCTTACATAAAAAAAAATCTATAACGCTTAAGAAAAAGTGGGATATAACATAAGTCCAATCTTAAAATTAGGCTTTAGGATTCTGAATTTGGTGTATAAGATGTCAAAATAAAAAACCTGGACCACTTGCAGAATATATGGGACACTTAGTTACTCGCATTCAAATTAGAGCAATCAGGAAACGATAGTGGTAATTAACTATACACTGCACTCTTGGAGCTATACTGAATATAAATAATGAAGCACCATAGCAAGAATGAATCTTTTCAATAATTACAAGTGACAAGTTAAATTTCATATCAAGGATAAAATCCAACAATTGTAGATGTTCGCTGCATGCATCAGGTAGTTAAATAAACTTAAACTTGTTAAACTGATTTCTGCACTTCCTTCAGTAAAAGGGAAGAAAAAACACCTTCCATTCATAAAGTATTATTCACTCCAAATGACTACTACATTCTTCTGTCTTTACAAACAGGAAGATTATCGGCAAATTCATGATTCTAGAAAAAATTAGTTATAGCTAAATTCCTGATGTCACGAAGCAGCTGTATGTTGAACACTTTCGTCTCTGGTGTTCCCTCTCTGCCACCCTTAATACTTCTAAAGAAAATTTAATCAGGTACCAATTAGAGGAAACAACTATGGAGAAAAAATATGGAAAAATTCTACAATTGAGGACTCTACAATAGGAACAAAATCAGGGGTTGTAGGGGAGAATATTACACAGCGGGTGCATCAACAAAAGCTTCATTAAGCGCATCATCCTCACCGTTTGCCACAGTTAAGAATTCTGCATTCTTATCTTCGTCATTAAAGAAGTCCCGCCTCTCAAGCTTTGAATGTGCAGCgataaaaatcaatttttgagCCCTATCCATACCAGCCCTGGAATGTTTATTAGCATTAATCCATCTTAAGAAAGACACATTGCACTTGAACCCAAATGAAGTTGCATGAAGAAAGATAAGTCTTACTGCAACTTTCCCAAGTGCCTTAAACTCGGTAAGATAAGTTTCCCACACAAGCCTGCTACTCTGGGGGTTGGCAATTTTCATCTTTCCTGTAGTAGGATCTCTCTGTTTTATCTGTACAGCTTGGGCATACACCGGATCAAGCCCTTCTGTTCTCCATTTCATAAGCTCCATTAGTGCAACGTGAGCTTCGTCCCTAGAAACAAGCCTCGTTATGAGTTTATCGACATCTTTCTCCTGTTCAGGTGTCAAACATTTGAATGGCGGTAAGTACTTCCCACTAGCATCCCTAATCAAATACAAGGGATCTAGTATAAATGCTGCAGCCCAAGCTGGGTGATAATTTTTCCTAAACCTCCTTTCGATTACTCTTTCTACAGGTGCTTCGATAACGTGAAATTTCGAACACCATTCCCTCACTTTAACTCTAAGATCTTCCCAAAGTGGAAGGCATTGCCCGACACGTGGCCTCTCCACCTCTATTTCCTGAGCCATTCCTTTGATCAGTTTTACCAATGAATGTACTGCTTCTAATTCATTCCAAAAATGGGGATTCCTCATCATTTCCTCAATTTCCTGGGCAAGTGGTTCTTCCATCGAAACTATCTTATACGACTCATCAAGCAAAACTAACTGAAGTGCCCTAGCTGAGCTCAGTATGTCTTCCACCATAGTGTAGACAGGTCCAAAACCCATCCTACTACCGCGAGAAGATACTCTTAATAACCCTGCATGCCCATATTCCTGCAACTGAAACTTGTGAAAGCTATTTCGAACTTGAGATTTACCATTAACAAAATTAGCTAGTTTTGAACAATTCTCGATAACATTTTTGAATAACTGAAGTTCTTTAGTGAAATCCTTGATCAAACTATTGAACCCTTGAAACTGACAAGTAAGATTAACCATCCAATGATGCTGATTCTCTAAATTCTTCAACGCCTTGGACTTAAACCTGTCAGCAACTATACCAACACACTGCTGCACATTATTCCCACATATATCCAAAACAGCCTCCCATAAAACCTCCTCAGCATACTTAGAAGGCACATAACCACTAGTAAAAACCGCCCTCCGAAACACACTAGTCCCATTCGGAAGATTCAAACCTACCTTAACCAAATTCTCCCCACCAATATGCCCAAAACTCTTGGATTTCCATCCATCAGAAGCAATCTGAAAAAACATAGCATCCTGAATTTTAGCTTCCGACTCCGCCTTAGCTTTATCATACTTAACATCCAACCTCTCCCCAGCCAATTCTCTTTTCGAAACAGATGGCAATCCTACTTGATTAAGAAATGCCTTAAACTTAGGATGCTCTAAAGACGAAAACGACAGTAATCCACAACAATCATACACCCAATCAGCAAGACTATTAAGTGCTGAATCAACCTGAATATTATTTAAACTCAAATTAGGCATAGTACCTTTCGGACTCTTCAACTTCTTCACACTATCCTCAAACATAGCTAATGCACCTAAATCCTCTTTCCCCCCTGACAAAACCAAAtgctgctgctgctgttgttgcgGAACCTGGTGCTGCTGCCCAAAAACCCCAGCAGCACCACCCGAGGCCACTGGAGAATAAGCAACCTCAACAGAAAACCTCGAAGGATCGATAACAGCAAGAGGCTCAACTTGAAAACCACTAGAACAATTCCTACTACCACTCCCGCCGGAATTCCTGCCGGAAAAACAAGAATTCCTTTTCTTGCCACTCCGGTGCAGCGGAGAAGCTAAACTAAGAGGAGCAGGGGATTGAACAACCGGAGAAGGAGTAGACCCAGATGGCGAAACAGGcttggaaatgaaagaattaaaATTAGGACAAGTCCCTCTTTTAAGATGCTCAGAAGCAGTTCTTGATGGGTTTGAAGCAGAGAAAACAGAATCACATAAACCACACTTAAGTTTCACAGCTTTTGgtaaatttgtttctgaattgtTTATCAAAATGGGCTCTAAATGTGACCAATACCAAGCTCCTTTCCCTTTAATTGCCTTTGTTCTCACCATTACTAGCCCTTCATAACGTTTTTGCACTCCTTTTGCTGCTGTTTCCTCAGCTGCCATTGCTAAAAGGTGAGGTAAAATGGTGTTATAATTTGTGGGTATGTGGTGAAATTGAAGAATTTGTGTGTTTTTATGGTAAAGTTTGAGTCTTTAGTGTTTTGGGTTGGCCGGAGGTGGCCGGAATTTCAAGAATCTCCGGTGGGTCATTAGAAAAGGTGGAATGGTGGGTGAAAATGAACTTTTGTGAGATTATTTGAGTGAAGAATGGGTGGAGGAATGAATGGAATTTTGGTACACTTTTTTGTTTGTAGACAAATGTGATGCAAGAAGGACAGTGGGGGCTTGTGCCTTGTGTAACACCAAAACCTTAATTCACGCGCTTGTTTATTGTCCTTTTTAGTGTTGTATCCATACATTATACATGCATACAAATAATGTAGTGCATGCACCTATATAATATGTGTGtacatttgaataaaatgatGGAAAGTTCGAAACAAGAATTGATTGTCACTAAGTGATGATGTATggaattttcaaaagaaagggaaagaagttgGAATGTGTTTAATACATTGAGGGATGATGAGAGAATTCATATGTTATGGGTTTTTGGCTAACGGGGGGTTGATGTGATTGAGAGCTATTAAAGAGATAAGGAATTATACATGTCCTTGCCAAATATGTAATTTAGTTGAAAAACTAAGAGTGGGGTAACGTTTTCACCATGAGGTTTATTTAGAATTAATTGGCAAATAATCACGATTGCCAAATAATTGCATTCGACCTCCGATATCTGTTTGATATTGATTTTGTCGTATAATTATAATAAGAATTAGGGTTTGGTTAATAATTAATACTATAATTtgttaattttgaattttaatgATTATTTTTGTGTTCAGAATTGGTTGTTAGTGTTCGGAATTGATTATTCTTGCAAGATGACTACGCATCTCTATGTTTTATAAAATCAAACTAATAAACGTAATTTTAGGTTGAGAGATAAAATAAAAattgagtctagggttagacttagATTGAGTAACTTTGTgaacaagtctccaacttagaagGTAATTAGTACTCCTATAAGGTAGCGAATTCTAAATCCTTCCTTATATCCTTATAGGAGTACGTGTCCATGTTGGGCGTCACATCTCTAATCTTCAGCCGTATTAGGTCTTGTCCGCAAACAGCCTCGTTTGTAGATGTTGTGGGCCTAGGCCATTTTCAGTCTGTGACAGGGCTCGAACGACCTGGTTCATATTGGCTTTGAACATGAAATTCAAGTTTAATTAATGCGAAATTTATTATGTCTTTAGAATATATTTCAACTCATATCATTTTCCTCCCAATTTCCGGGAAAACTACTCGAATTTTCGTAGAAATTATAATGGCTTATTCGTTACTCGGGATACTTTTAGCCCTTTATGAATATCAGCGCTTCATTGGTATCGGCTTTTCATGGGTATCGtcattttttaataaaattgtggagcaacctacacatttacaatgatttatatatatattttgtgtGATTATACACACTTCGGGCCTTTGCACAGGATATTTAAATATTGTTTGATACTGAACTAGGGGTGAGCGCGGTGCGGGCGGTGCGGTTTTTTCCTCAAACCGCAAACCAAACCGCACATGCGGTTTGATCAAATTtccaaaccgcaaccgcaccgcGTACCCTCAAAAACCGCATAAACCATACCACAAAAATGTGGTGCAGTGTGGTGCGGTTCACTGCGGTTTATACATTACAAGttcgaaaattttaaataaatacaaaacttaaatttaattaaatttccGAATAATATAACAAAGTCGCCAATATTCTTCAATAATACAAATTAGAAATTCCACACTATAAAGTTTAACGTAGAAGTTTGGCTCAGCAATTAAATGAGTTCACTATTAAATAGGTGGCTTTGTACCATGTGTATCATTATTTGTGAAGAAACATAAATAGGATGATCACCATGCAACAATTGGTCTTGCAGAATTAAGATGATCACTAAGCAAGCACTCCTCGTATGTTAAATAAAATCAGACTTAATAAATGGAATCATGAAATataagtattatatatatataaatattaaatattgcggtgcggtgcagtttgaaccgcatttcagaaatttaaaaccacaacccgcaccgcaccgcgcggtttattaaaaattcaaaccgcaaccgcaccacgAAAATTAAAAACCATGTTTTGTGGTGTAGATTGGTGCGGTGCGGACGGTTTTTGCGGTTTTCTGCTCACCCCTACACTGAACCGCCCTCATCGGGGATATCGAATGAGTGTTGATCAACTTTTAACCTTGTCAAAAGTGAATTATAGGGTAAAAGCTACTAATATTCCTTAATCAAGGTTAATCGGCCCTAAACGGGGCTAATTTTCATGTTAAAACTGCTAATTAGGCTTAATACAACCTAATTTTAAGCTAAAGTAcgctaattggccttaatcgaggctaaaCGATCATAATCTGGGTTAAACGACTATATAAGGGGCTAATTAGTATGCGTAAGTCACTAATTAGCCTTAATCTAGGCTAATTACGAGCATAACTAGATTGAACGGCCCTAATCGGGGATAATTATATCGTACAAGTCACTAATTATTCTTAATTTAGgctaattaatattaattgattattcaatagctttatatatttttaaaagctcaaaaaaaattaaaacgtAATTTGGTTtgattataaataattaaatttttatttaactatttataaataaaattaatcgattaaatgaatgaataaattaattaaataaataaataaattaactaaaataaattttaaatatctAAATCAAATCTGgatttctgaaaataataaagaaaataaattactgaaaataaaataatttagttaattattcaAAATACCTGACCAAATTAATTTTGAACTTAAACCGAATTTTGGAATAaagaaatgaattttgatttattttaataaaataaaatccATAAACAACTAACAGAGAAAGGGATTGGGTCTTGATGGATCAAAACAAATAGGAGGAAGGGGGTGACAAGACTTCGGCCGGACCTCGACCGAAATCTGGGTTTGAACCCAGAAACCAGCAAGCTTCGCCATTTTCCGGCGAGCCTTCGATTTGGCCTAAATCGAAACGGTTCGAGCCGTTTTTTTCATCCCAATAGATTCCTCTCGAGCCCAACCATACAGACCAAGCAACAACAATCGGAAACGAATCGTGGATCGTTGATTCCGCAATAATCGACCTTATATTGTGTTCTTGGTATCAAAAGGAAGAGCTCGATGAGAGCTTTAAATCCGTTATCAGAGCGTCTAAAACAGCTAGGTTACTCGTCAGGAATCACTTGATGAAGTTGAACAACGGATTTACTCTCCAAAATATTATCTGattatttgaaagtattatgatttttataaaaattaaaatcacTATTTtggctatttataattataaaaaaataacaCCCCATGACTCACTAATCAATGTTTCGATATGGCAATTACAATAACTAGcccaaaaataaaaaatttacgaggaataattttaaaaaataatatttttaaaaaaatacaaaatacacaccaaaattccccaaaaattacgaatattctAAAAATACGAAAATATTGAATATTCAAAAGATCTTGAATTTTATAAAGATTAAAATAcaaattttgtgggctttgacgtcctgATCTGATCTGGGTTCGATAACTAGACCGGGTCCGGTTATTATGGAAACCAAAACATTTTTT is a window of Apium graveolens cultivar Ventura chromosome 11, ASM990537v1, whole genome shotgun sequence DNA encoding:
- the LOC141697140 gene encoding uncharacterized protein LOC141697140 isoform X2; the protein is MAAEETAAKGVQKRYEGLVMVRTKAIKGKGAWYWSHLEPILINNSETNLPKAVKLKCGLCDSVFSASNPSRTASEHLKRGTCPNFNSFISKPVSPSGSTPSPVVQSPAPLSLASPLHRSGKKRNSCFSGRNSGGSGSRNCSSGFQVEPLAVIDPSRFSVEVAYSPVASGGAAGVFGQQHQVPQQQQQQHLVLSGGKEDLGALAMFEDSVKKLKSPKGTMPNLSLNNIQVDSALNSLADWVYDCCGLLSFSSLEHPKFKAFLNQVGLPSVSKRELAGERLDVKYDKAKAESEAKIQDAMFFQIASDGWKSKSFGHIGGENLVKVGLNLPNGTSVFRRAVFTSGYVPSKYAEEVLWEAVLDICGNNVQQCVGIVADRFKSKALKNLENQHHWMVNLTCQFQGFNSLIKDFTKELQLFKNVIENCSKLANFVNGKSQVRNSFHKFQLQEYGHAGLLRVSSRGSRMGFGPVYTMVEDILSSARALQLVLLDESYKIVSMEEPLAQEIEEMMRNPHFWNELEAVHSLVKLIKGMAQEIEVERPRVGQCLPLWEDLRVKVREWCSKFHVIEAPVERVIERRFRKNYHPAWAAAFILDPLYLIRDASGKYLPPFKCLTPEQEKDVDKLITRLVSRDEAHVALMELMKWRTEGLDPVYAQAVQIKQRDPTTGKMKIANPQSSRLVWETYLTEFKALGKVAVRLIFLHATSFGFKCNVSFLRWINANKHSRAGMDRAQKLIFIAAHSKLERRDFFNDEDKNAEFLTVANGEDDALNEAFVDAPAV
- the LOC141697140 gene encoding uncharacterized protein LOC141697140 isoform X1, yielding MAAEETAAKGVQKRYEGLVMVRTKAIKGKGAWYWSHLEPILINNSETNLPKAVKLKCGLCDSVFSASNPSRTASEHLKRGTCPNFNSFISKPVSPSGSTPSPVVQSPAPLSLASPLHRSGKKRNSCFSGRNSGGSGSRNCSSGFQVEPLAVIDPSRFSVEVAYSPVASGGAAGVFGQQHQVPQQQQQQHLVLSGGKEDLGALAMFEDSVKKLKSPKGTMPNLSLNNIQVDSALNSLADWVYDCCGLLSFSSLEHPKFKAFLNQVGLPSVSKRELAGERLDVKYDKAKAESEAKIQDAMFFQIASDGWKSKSFGHIGGENLVKVGLNLPNGTSVFRRAVFTSGYVPSKYAEEVLWEAVLDICGNNVQQCVGIVADRFKSKALKNLENQHHWMVNLTCQFQGFNSLIKDFTKELQLFKNVIENCSKLANFVNGKSQVRNSFHKFQLQEYGHAGLLRVSSRGSRMGFGPVYTMVEDILSSARALQLVLLDESYKIVSMEEPLAQEIEEMMRNPHFWNELEAVHSLVKLIKGMAQEIEVERPRVGQCLPLWEDLRVKVREWCSKFHVIEAPVERVIERRFRKNYHPAWAAAFILDPLYLIRDASGKYLPPFKCLTPEQEKDVDKLITRLVSRDEAHVALMELMKWRTEGLDPVYAQAVQIKQRDPTTGKMKIANPQSSRLVWETYLTEFKALGKVAVRLIFLHATSFGFKCNVSFLRWINANKHSRAGMDRAQKLIFIAAHSKLERRDFFNDEDKNAEFLTVANGEDDALNEAFVDAPAV
- the LOC141697140 gene encoding uncharacterized protein LOC141697140 isoform X3 — translated: MAAEETAAKGVQKRYEGLVMVRTKAIKGKGAWYWSHLEPILINNSETNLPKAVKLKCGLCDSVFSASNPSRTASEHLKRGTCPNFNSFISKPVSPSGSTPSPVVQSPAPLSLASPLHRSGKKRNSCFSGRNSGGSGSRNCSSGFQVEPLAVIDPSRFSVEVAYSPVASGGAAGVFGQQHQVPQQQQQQHLVLSGGKEDLGALAMFEDSVKKLKSPKGTMPNLSLNNIQVDSALNSLADWVYDCCGLLSFSSLEHPKFKAFLNQVGLPSVSKRELAGERLDVKYDKAKAESEAKIQDAMFFQIASDGWKSKSFGHIGGENLVKVGLNLPNGTSVFRRAVFTSGYVPSKYAEEVLWEAVLDICGNNVQQCVGIVADRFKSKALKNLENQHHWMVNLTCQFQGFNSLIKDFTKELQLFKNVIENCSKLANFVNGKSQVRNSFHKFQLQEYGHAGLLRVSSRGSRMGFGPVYTMVEDILSSARALQLVLLDESYKIVSMEEPLAQEIEEMMRNPHFWNELEAVHSLVKLIKGMAQEIEVERPRVGQCLPLWEDLRVKVREWCSKFHVIEAPVERVIERRFRKNYHPAWAAAFILDPLYLIRDASGKYLPPFKCLTPEQEKDVDKLITRLVSRDEAHVALMELMKWRTEGLDPVYAQAVQIKQRDPTTGKMKIANPQSSRLVWETYLTEFKALGKVAVRLIFLHATSFGFKCNVSFLRWINANKHSRAGMDRAQKLIFIAAHSKLERRDFFNDEDKNAEFLTVANDSSRAI
- the LOC141697140 gene encoding uncharacterized protein LOC141697140 isoform X4 → MAAEETAAKGVQKRYEGLVMVRTKAIKGKGAWYWSHLEPILINNSETNLPKAVKLKCGLCDSVFSASNPSRTASEHLKRGTCPNFNSFISKPVSPSGSTPSPVVQSPAPLSLASPLHRSGKKRNSCFSGRNSGGSGSRNCSSGFQVEPLAVIDPSRFSVEVAYSPVASGGAAGVFGQQHQVPQQQQQQHLVLSGGKEDLGALAMFEDSVKKLKSPKGTMPNLSLNNIQVDSALNSLADWVYDCCGLLSFSSLEHPKFKAFLNQVGLPSVSKRELAGERLDVKYDKAKAESEAKIQDAMFFQIASDGWKSKSFGHIGGENLVKVGLNLPNGTSVFRRAVFTSGYVPSKYAEEVLWEAVLDICGNNVQQCVGIVADRFKSKALKNLENQHHWMVNLTCQFQGFNSLIKDFTKELQLFKNVIENCSKLANFVNGKSQVRNSFHKFQLQEYGHAGLLRVSSRGSRMGFGPVYTMVEDILSSARALQLVLLDESYKIVSMEEPLAQEIEEMMRNPHFWNELEAVHSLVKLIKGMAQEIEVERPRVGQCLPLWEDLRVKVREWCSKFHVIEAPVERVIERRFRKNYHPAWAAAFILDPLYLIRDASGKYLPPFKCLTPEQEKDVDKLITRLVSRDEAHVALMELMKWRTEGLDPVYAQAVQIKQRDPTTGKMKIANPQSSRLVWETYLTEFKALGKVAGWYG